In a genomic window of Streptomyces noursei ATCC 11455:
- a CDS encoding LysR substrate-binding domain-containing protein, with product MELQQVRCFVVVAEEGRLGPATLRLGLVRSAVQQRIRRLEHELRTELFDPGTPQPRLTAAGERFLPEARALLAAEERARAVVAPRSAAASLPVAAVPAGTLRLGTSRGLAGRLDGVLAVLARTAPRLTVGPVLVPARERPTLVASGALDAAFVRGPAPGPALGGLRLVPLWQDPLVAAVPARHPLAAQPGALSLGELAGVPLALTDRRHNPPLVDLVVTVCHGAGFTPAPGPRYDSLDATLAAIGACTTLAGMWTVVYDAHARRLPAPGVAYLPFRNPGMELTTSLAVRRAGPPDGVDLLLRACAAAGESGAPAICR from the coding sequence ATGGAACTGCAACAGGTGCGCTGTTTCGTCGTGGTCGCGGAGGAAGGGCGGCTCGGACCGGCCACCCTGCGCCTGGGCCTGGTGCGGTCGGCGGTGCAGCAGCGGATCCGCCGGCTGGAACACGAGCTGCGGACCGAGCTGTTCGACCCCGGGACGCCGCAGCCGCGGCTGACCGCCGCGGGTGAGCGGTTCCTCCCGGAGGCCCGGGCGCTGCTCGCCGCCGAGGAGCGCGCCCGTGCCGTGGTCGCGCCCCGCTCGGCCGCGGCGTCCCTCCCGGTGGCCGCCGTCCCGGCCGGCACCCTGCGGCTGGGCACCAGCCGGGGCCTGGCCGGGCGCCTGGACGGGGTGCTGGCCGTGCTCGCGAGGACCGCCCCGCGGCTCACCGTCGGGCCGGTCCTCGTACCGGCCCGGGAGCGGCCGACCCTGGTCGCCTCCGGCGCCCTGGACGCCGCGTTCGTGCGCGGCCCGGCCCCCGGCCCCGCCCTGGGCGGGCTGCGCCTGGTGCCGCTCTGGCAGGATCCCCTGGTCGCGGCCGTCCCGGCCCGGCACCCGCTGGCCGCCCAGCCGGGCGCCCTCAGCCTCGGCGAACTCGCCGGCGTCCCCCTGGCGCTGACCGACCGTCGGCACAATCCGCCGCTGGTCGACCTGGTCGTCACCGTCTGCCACGGCGCCGGCTTCACCCCTGCGCCGGGCCCCCGGTACGACTCGCTGGACGCCACCCTCGCCGCGATCGGCGCCTGCACCACGCTCGCGGGGATGTGGACCGTCGTCTACGACGCGCACGCCCGCCGGCTGCCCGCGCCCGGCGTCGCGTACCTGCCGTTCCGCAACCCGGGCATGGAGTTGACCACCTCCCTCGCGGTGCGCCGCGCCGGCCCGCCCGACGGCGTCGACCTGCTGCTGCGGGCCTGCGCGGCGGCGGGGGAGAGCGGCGCCCCGGCCATCTGCCGCTGA
- a CDS encoding sigma-70 family RNA polymerase sigma factor: MKVHTDEQDRTGVKWENGTATVEAARAGDDAAREQLVSAYLPLIYNVVGRALDGHADVDDVVQETMVRVLESLADLREPASFRSWLVAIAMNQVRRRWTVAHRAPVVGLDQTVERPDRSADFVDVTILRLGLSGQRREVAEATRWLDEGDRALLSLWWLEAAGELSRPELATALGCGTRHAAVRVQRMKEQLETGRVVVRALAGKPPCPELDRLTATWDANPAPLWRKRIARHARHCAICSAHWNDLLPAEGLLAGLAMLPLPAHLTPHGVLSAPTASAGSAASAASAGTSAGTAAPGAAPTFGPGAAAPGHRAHPAPRRAPRPRRAAKAAAVAGTAALAAAVVLALWWRPGPARDARPAAPTTGPTAERTVAAPAPMPTATPTPTPTPTPTPTPTATPSSAPPSPTATPPDLEEQATALINRSRAQAGCGPLRIDRRLHLAAQRHSADMAARGYYDHTSPEGVGPDARITAAGYEWSSWGENLDRGPRSAAAAVGDWMGDAPHRDNLLDCRFTAVGIGIVHGSGGPWWTQDLAAPR; this comes from the coding sequence ATGAAGGTGCACACGGACGAACAGGACCGAACAGGCGTGAAGTGGGAAAACGGTACGGCGACCGTCGAGGCGGCCAGGGCGGGTGACGACGCTGCCCGAGAGCAGCTCGTCTCCGCGTATCTGCCGCTGATCTACAACGTCGTCGGCCGCGCGCTGGACGGCCATGCGGACGTCGACGACGTGGTCCAGGAGACCATGGTGCGGGTCCTGGAGTCGTTGGCGGATCTGCGGGAGCCGGCGTCCTTCCGGTCCTGGCTGGTGGCGATCGCCATGAACCAGGTGCGGCGCCGCTGGACCGTCGCCCACCGGGCCCCCGTCGTCGGCCTGGACCAGACGGTGGAACGGCCCGACCGCTCCGCCGACTTCGTGGACGTGACGATCCTGCGGCTGGGGCTGTCCGGCCAGCGTCGCGAGGTGGCCGAGGCCACCCGCTGGCTGGACGAAGGGGACCGCGCGCTGCTGTCGCTGTGGTGGCTGGAGGCCGCCGGCGAGCTCAGCCGACCCGAACTCGCCACCGCACTCGGCTGCGGGACCCGGCACGCCGCGGTCCGGGTGCAGCGGATGAAGGAGCAGTTGGAGACCGGGCGGGTCGTCGTCCGCGCCCTGGCGGGCAAGCCGCCGTGCCCCGAACTCGACCGGCTGACCGCCACCTGGGACGCCAACCCGGCGCCGCTGTGGCGCAAACGCATAGCCCGCCATGCGCGCCACTGCGCGATCTGCTCCGCGCACTGGAACGACCTGCTGCCCGCCGAAGGGCTGCTGGCCGGGCTCGCCATGCTGCCGCTGCCGGCGCACCTCACCCCGCACGGCGTCCTGTCCGCGCCCACCGCCTCGGCGGGCTCCGCGGCCTCCGCGGCCTCGGCCGGCACCTCCGCCGGCACCGCCGCGCCGGGCGCCGCGCCGACCTTTGGACCAGGCGCCGCGGCGCCGGGCCACCGCGCACATCCCGCGCCGCGGCGAGCGCCCCGCCCGCGCCGGGCCGCCAAGGCGGCGGCCGTCGCGGGCACCGCGGCGCTCGCCGCGGCCGTGGTCCTCGCCCTGTGGTGGCGGCCCGGCCCGGCGCGGGACGCGCGCCCCGCCGCACCCACGACCGGGCCCACGGCGGAACGGACCGTGGCCGCGCCCGCCCCGATGCCCACCGCGACGCCGACCCCGACACCCACGCCGACTCCGACACCCACCCCCACGGCCACCCCGAGCAGCGCGCCGCCCTCCCCCACGGCCACCCCGCCCGACCTGGAGGAACAGGCCACCGCGCTGATCAACCGCAGCCGTGCGCAGGCCGGTTGCGGTCCGCTCCGCATCGACCGCAGACTGCACCTCGCGGCCCAGCGGCACTCCGCCGACATGGCGGCCCGCGGCTACTACGACCACACCTCGCCGGAGGGCGTCGGCCCCGACGCGCGGATCACCGCCGCCGGCTACGAGTGGAGCAGCTGGGGCGAGAACCTCGACCGCGGCCCGCGGAGCGCCGCCGCGGCGGTGGGCGACTGGATGGGCGACGCCCCGCACCGCGACAACCTGCTCGACTGCCGGTTCACCGCGGTCGGCATCGGCATCGTGCACGGCTCCGGCGGCCCCTGGTGGACCCAGGACCTCGCCGCCCCGCGCTAG
- a CDS encoding MFS transporter — protein MDSASRPSPDAVDPDAPAPPPSRAAASPLSRAAASPLSRPGFRWFLTSQAVSLLGSAMAPVALAFAVLDGSGGRPGDLGVVLAARMLPLLAFLLVGGATADRFRRRTVLMAANLGAAGTQGAVAALLLTGHYALPPVAALEVLGGVCAAFTTPALRGLVPELVGTASLRPANALLSTVRNATKVLGPSLSGLLVVAVGSGPAIACDAVSYAVAAGCLTRLPGHGAAPARRPASVWAGVRGGWREFRRVRWAGPATLSFFVINLVQTGTWQILGPALTERAAGRAAWGLVLSARGIGLLVSGAVLYRLTVGRLLALGQVASALGAVPLLVLGARLGAPWLIAAGFAAGLGVCVTGIAWDTSLQEHVPAHALSRVAACADLLAYAAIPLGQLCVGPLAQAYGGSRVVAVAGAVSALAAVAPLASGAVRGLRHAPPSGDAAGPAPAAPARRSGAAGAGPAAGRLTATRRTGGCTSASRPG, from the coding sequence ATGGACTCCGCCTCCCGCCCCTCCCCCGATGCCGTCGACCCCGATGCCCCCGCCCCGCCGCCCTCCCGCGCAGCCGCCTCCCCCCTCTCCCGCGCAGCCGCCTCCCCCCTCTCCCGCCCTGGGTTTCGCTGGTTCCTGACCAGTCAGGCGGTGTCGCTGCTGGGGAGTGCCATGGCGCCGGTGGCGCTGGCGTTCGCGGTGCTGGACGGCTCGGGCGGTCGGCCCGGCGACCTCGGCGTCGTGCTGGCCGCCCGGATGCTGCCGCTGCTGGCGTTCCTGCTGGTGGGCGGCGCGACCGCGGACCGGTTCCGGCGCCGGACGGTGCTGATGGCCGCGAACCTGGGCGCCGCCGGCACCCAGGGCGCGGTCGCCGCGCTGCTGCTGACCGGGCACTACGCGCTGCCCCCGGTCGCCGCACTGGAGGTGCTCGGCGGGGTGTGCGCGGCGTTCACCACCCCCGCGCTGCGCGGCCTGGTCCCCGAGTTGGTCGGCACAGCGTCGCTGCGGCCCGCCAACGCCCTGCTGAGCACGGTGCGGAACGCCACCAAGGTGCTGGGGCCGAGCCTGTCGGGGCTGCTGGTGGTGGCGGTCGGCAGCGGGCCGGCGATCGCCTGCGACGCGGTGAGCTACGCGGTCGCCGCCGGCTGCCTGACGCGGCTCCCGGGCCACGGCGCCGCGCCCGCGCGGCGGCCGGCCTCGGTGTGGGCCGGGGTCCGCGGCGGCTGGCGGGAGTTCCGGCGGGTCCGGTGGGCCGGGCCGGCGACGCTGTCGTTCTTCGTGATCAATCTGGTGCAGACCGGGACCTGGCAGATCCTGGGCCCGGCGCTGACCGAGCGGGCCGCCGGCCGGGCCGCCTGGGGGCTCGTGCTCAGCGCCCGGGGCATCGGACTGCTGGTGAGCGGGGCGGTGCTGTACCGACTGACGGTCGGCCGGCTGCTGGCGCTGGGGCAGGTGGCGAGTGCGCTGGGGGCGGTGCCGCTGCTGGTGCTCGGGGCGCGGCTGGGCGCGCCCTGGCTGATCGCGGCCGGTTTCGCGGCGGGCCTCGGGGTCTGTGTGACCGGCATCGCCTGGGACACCTCGCTCCAGGAGCACGTCCCGGCCCATGCGCTGTCCCGGGTCGCGGCCTGCGCCGATCTGCTGGCGTACGCGGCGATCCCGCTGGGACAGCTGTGCGTGGGCCCGCTGGCCCAGGCGTACGGCGGTTCCCGGGTGGTCGCGGTCGCCGGGGCGGTGTCCGCGCTGGCCGCGGTGGCGCCGCTGGCGTCGGGGGCGGTGCGCGGGCTCCGGCACGCCCCGCCGTCCGGGGACGCGGCGGGCCCCGCGCCCGCGGCCCCGGCGCGTAGGTCCGGGGCCGCGGGCGCGGGGCCCGCCGCGGGTCGGCTCACAGCCACTCGCCGAACCGGCGGATGTACCAGCGCTTCACGCCCTGGGTAA
- the mgtA gene encoding magnesium-translocating P-type ATPase, with protein MITKTTPTTTPTPPTPETLAPPGRRPRRERRAAELAARTRRIAGRLSEFSALPAETVLHDLGSTPAGLTHREAELRRERDGANAIAQDRPARWYVQLAKACRNPFILVLAVLVAVMYGQWLQVSDTEPFDLKIVILGAMVLISVGLRFWQEYRSGAAADALRALVTTTTAVQRRAGRGRIPATVEIPMADVVAGDVVKLAAGDLVPADLRLLAAKDLMVSQAALSGESLPVAKADTRLATDRGEDTTRDPVEAGNLVLTGTSVTSGSATGVVVATGADTYLGSMAGALVGERPETSFDTGVKKVSFLLIRFMMVMVPVVFLLNGLTKGDWAEAFTFAVAVAVGLTPEMLPMVVTTNLARGAVALSRRKVVVKHLNAIQNLGAMDVLCTDKTGTLTEDRIVLDRYLDVHGRPDTEVLEHAYLNSHFQTGLRNLMDQAVIDRMHEAEEVVVDARFTLVDEIPFDFARRRMSVVLRRNDLDGPAAEHLLITKGAVEEVLDRCDRVAHAGDSVELTGALRDSVLRTAEDHSRQGMRVLAVAVRTLPADPDGTETVRTSYGVADEAGLTLIGFLAFLDPPKRDAAEALRALADNGVAVKVVTGDGELVAARVCEQVGIDPGTPVTGAEIDALDDLELLDRARTATLFAKVNPVQKARIVRALQADGHTVGFLGDGINDAAALRDADVGISVDTAVDIAKESADIILLEKDLTVLGQGVLRGRLTFGNTIKYLKLTASSNFGNVFSVLVASAFIPFQPMLALQLLVQNLLYDISQLATPWDRMDADYLRTPRTWDARGIRRFMLVLGPTSSVFDITTFALMWYVFGADSEVHQALFQSGWFVEGLLTQTLVVHMLRTRRVPFVQSRATWPVLLMTALVMGVGLWLPFSPLAGALGLQALPLAYFPWLVATLATYCLLTQGVKRWYIRRFGEWL; from the coding sequence ATGATCACGAAGACCACCCCGACCACCACCCCCACCCCGCCCACCCCCGAGACGCTCGCGCCGCCGGGCCGCCGCCCCCGCCGGGAGCGCCGGGCCGCCGAGCTGGCGGCCCGCACCCGGCGGATCGCCGGCCGGCTCTCCGAGTTCAGCGCCCTCCCCGCCGAGACGGTCCTGCACGACCTCGGCAGCACCCCGGCCGGCCTCACCCACCGCGAGGCGGAGCTGCGCCGGGAGCGGGACGGTGCCAACGCCATCGCCCAGGACCGCCCGGCGCGCTGGTACGTCCAGTTGGCCAAGGCGTGTCGGAACCCGTTCATCCTGGTGCTCGCCGTGCTGGTCGCCGTGATGTACGGGCAGTGGCTCCAGGTCTCCGACACCGAGCCGTTCGACCTGAAGATCGTCATCCTCGGCGCGATGGTGCTGATCAGCGTCGGACTGCGGTTCTGGCAGGAGTACCGCTCCGGGGCCGCGGCCGACGCGCTGCGCGCCCTGGTCACCACGACCACCGCGGTGCAGCGCCGGGCCGGCCGCGGCCGGATCCCGGCCACCGTCGAGATCCCCATGGCCGACGTCGTCGCCGGCGACGTCGTCAAGCTGGCCGCCGGCGACCTCGTCCCGGCCGATCTGCGGCTGCTCGCCGCCAAGGACCTGATGGTCAGTCAGGCGGCGCTGTCCGGCGAGTCGCTGCCGGTCGCCAAGGCCGACACCCGGCTGGCCACCGACCGCGGCGAGGACACCACCCGCGACCCGGTCGAGGCCGGCAACCTCGTCCTGACCGGCACCTCCGTCACCTCCGGCAGCGCCACCGGCGTCGTCGTCGCCACCGGCGCGGACACCTACCTCGGCTCGATGGCCGGCGCGCTGGTCGGCGAGCGCCCGGAGACCAGCTTCGACACCGGCGTGAAGAAGGTCAGCTTCCTGCTGATCCGCTTCATGATGGTGATGGTCCCGGTGGTGTTCCTGCTCAACGGGCTCACCAAGGGCGACTGGGCCGAGGCGTTCACTTTCGCGGTGGCCGTCGCGGTCGGCCTCACCCCCGAGATGCTGCCGATGGTCGTCACCACCAACCTGGCGCGCGGCGCGGTCGCGCTGTCCCGCCGCAAGGTCGTCGTCAAGCACCTCAACGCCATCCAGAACCTCGGCGCGATGGACGTGCTGTGCACCGACAAGACCGGCACCCTCACCGAGGACCGGATCGTCCTCGACCGCTACCTCGACGTGCACGGCCGGCCGGACACCGAGGTCCTCGAACACGCCTACCTCAACAGCCACTTCCAGACCGGGCTGCGCAACCTGATGGACCAGGCCGTCATCGACCGGATGCACGAGGCCGAGGAGGTTGTCGTCGACGCCCGCTTCACGCTGGTCGACGAGATCCCCTTCGACTTCGCGCGCCGCCGGATGTCGGTCGTGCTGCGCCGCAACGACCTCGACGGCCCCGCCGCCGAACACCTCCTGATCACCAAGGGGGCGGTGGAGGAGGTCCTCGACCGGTGCGACCGGGTCGCCCACGCCGGCGACAGCGTCGAACTCACCGGCGCGCTGCGGGACAGCGTGCTGCGCACCGCCGAGGACCACAGCCGGCAGGGCATGCGGGTGCTGGCGGTGGCCGTCCGCACCCTGCCCGCCGACCCCGACGGCACGGAGACCGTCCGCACCTCCTACGGCGTCGCGGACGAGGCCGGGCTGACCCTGATCGGCTTCCTCGCCTTCCTGGACCCGCCGAAGCGGGACGCGGCCGAGGCGCTGCGGGCGCTCGCCGACAACGGCGTCGCGGTCAAGGTCGTCACCGGCGACGGCGAACTGGTCGCCGCCCGGGTCTGCGAGCAGGTCGGCATCGACCCCGGCACCCCCGTCACCGGCGCCGAGATCGACGCCCTCGACGACCTGGAGCTGCTCGACCGGGCCCGTACGGCGACCCTGTTCGCCAAGGTCAACCCGGTGCAGAAGGCCCGCATCGTGCGCGCCCTCCAGGCCGACGGGCACACCGTCGGGTTCCTGGGCGACGGCATCAACGACGCCGCGGCGCTGCGCGACGCCGACGTCGGCATCTCCGTCGACACCGCCGTCGACATCGCCAAGGAGTCCGCCGACATCATCCTGCTGGAGAAGGACCTCACGGTCCTCGGCCAGGGCGTGCTGCGCGGCCGGCTGACCTTCGGCAACACCATCAAGTACCTGAAGCTGACCGCCTCGTCGAACTTCGGGAACGTCTTCTCGGTGCTGGTCGCCTCGGCGTTCATCCCGTTCCAGCCGATGCTGGCGCTCCAGCTGCTGGTGCAGAACCTCCTGTACGACATCTCCCAACTGGCCACGCCCTGGGACCGGATGGACGCCGACTACCTGCGCACCCCGCGCACCTGGGACGCCCGGGGCATCCGCCGCTTCATGCTCGTCCTCGGCCCGACCAGCTCCGTCTTCGACATCACCACCTTCGCGCTGATGTGGTACGTCTTCGGCGCCGACAGCGAGGTGCACCAGGCGCTGTTCCAGTCCGGCTGGTTCGTCGAGGGCCTGCTGACCCAGACCCTGGTCGTCCACATGCTGCGGACCCGGCGGGTCCCGTTCGTCCAGTCCCGGGCCACCTGGCCGGTGCTGCTGATGACCGCGCTGGTGATGGGCGTCGGCCTGTGGCTGCCGTTCTCGCCGCTGGCCGGGGCGCTGGGCCTGCAGGCGCTGCCGCTGGCCTACTTCCCGTGGCTGGTGGCGACGCTGGCGACGTACTGCCTGCTTACCCAGGGCGTGAAGCGCTGGTACATCCGCCGGTTCGGCGAGTGGCTGTGA
- a CDS encoding helix-turn-helix domain-containing protein, which produces MAVLRLSPLALSRSRFALSPLAETLGTAIALARPRPAPWLATWHARQLPAFTGALAANPFAAGLVGLVGTTTWLPRCVAIPPPDGLRTTLVDELAAVRAVPDAVFRAELETSLAHPHPRYAADPRRPRDLSFLTGQGWGARTAAVLHALWAAHIAPEWPRRRALLERDIAHRAGLLATRGWPGALDQMSRHSTWEGPDAIRFGRRPGPDRVISDSGMLFVPVSLATGTWLCEGPPGHYAQVYPARGAATAHTAPAAATTGPGRALERLLGTGRATLLHSLRQPATSTELAARLQQSLGTVGGHLAVLRDAGLIVGTRVGRRVVYRRTERGELLAGDGDEGGDGDEGGNGGPPGSGHRAGAPRGRDAPRRGRRDEGGGPTRSASPT; this is translated from the coding sequence ATGGCTGTGCTGCGGCTGAGCCCCCTGGCCCTCTCCCGGTCCCGCTTCGCGCTGTCGCCGCTCGCTGAAACGCTCGGCACGGCGATCGCGCTGGCCCGGCCCCGGCCCGCCCCCTGGCTCGCGACCTGGCACGCCCGCCAACTCCCGGCCTTCACCGGTGCGTTGGCCGCCAACCCGTTCGCGGCCGGCCTGGTGGGGCTGGTCGGTACGACGACCTGGCTGCCCCGCTGCGTGGCGATCCCGCCGCCGGACGGCCTGCGCACCACCCTCGTCGACGAACTCGCCGCCGTGCGCGCCGTCCCCGACGCCGTCTTCCGTGCCGAACTGGAGACGTCGCTGGCCCACCCGCATCCCCGCTACGCCGCCGACCCCCGCCGCCCCCGCGACCTGTCCTTCCTCACCGGACAGGGCTGGGGCGCGCGCACCGCCGCTGTGCTGCACGCCCTGTGGGCGGCACACATCGCCCCGGAGTGGCCCCGCCGCCGCGCTCTCCTGGAGCGCGACATCGCCCACCGGGCCGGCCTGCTCGCCACCCGCGGCTGGCCTGGCGCGCTGGACCAGATGAGCCGACACAGCACCTGGGAGGGGCCGGACGCCATCCGCTTCGGGCGCCGCCCCGGGCCCGACCGCGTCATCAGCGACAGCGGGATGCTCTTCGTGCCGGTGAGCCTGGCCACCGGCACCTGGCTGTGCGAGGGCCCGCCCGGCCACTACGCCCAGGTCTATCCGGCGCGCGGCGCCGCCACCGCGCACACCGCCCCGGCGGCCGCCACCACCGGCCCCGGCCGCGCCCTGGAACGTCTCCTGGGCACCGGCCGCGCCACTCTCCTGCACAGCCTGCGGCAGCCCGCCACCAGCACCGAACTCGCCGCCCGGCTCCAGCAGTCCCTGGGCACCGTCGGTGGCCACCTGGCGGTGCTGCGGGACGCCGGGCTGATCGTCGGGACGCGGGTCGGCCGGCGGGTGGTCTACCGGCGCACCGAGCGCGGCGAGCTGCTGGCGGGCGACGGCGACGAGGGCGGTGACGGTGACGAGGGCGGCAACGGGGGTCCGCCCGGGAGTGGGCACCGGGCCGGGGCGCCACGTGGCCGAGATGCGCCCCGGCGCGGAAGACGGGACGAGGGCGGCGGACCCACCCGGTCAGCGTCCCCGACGTGA
- a CDS encoding GNAT family N-acetyltransferase: MIDATALAAKPVLEGDRIRLVPLAPRHADAFHATFQDPETRRLTGTHHHWTRAEIGDWTARCADRTDRLDLAIEDRQSGAYLGDLALSRIDRDNAHGSLRIALVPAATGRGLGPEAIRLLLDHAFDRVRLHRVQLEVYSYNERARRAYERCGFALEGRLREALYWDGAWHDVLVMAALRPAGPAQ; the protein is encoded by the coding sequence ATGATCGATGCCACCGCGCTCGCCGCGAAGCCGGTCCTCGAAGGCGACCGGATCCGGCTGGTACCGCTCGCACCGCGGCACGCGGACGCCTTCCACGCCACCTTCCAGGACCCCGAGACCAGACGGCTGACCGGCACCCATCACCACTGGACGCGGGCCGAGATCGGCGACTGGACGGCCCGCTGCGCCGACCGCACCGACCGGCTGGATCTGGCCATCGAGGACCGACAGAGCGGTGCCTATCTGGGCGACCTGGCGCTGAGCCGGATCGACCGGGACAACGCCCACGGCTCCCTCCGGATCGCCCTGGTCCCCGCCGCCACCGGCCGCGGCCTGGGCCCCGAGGCGATCCGGCTGCTGCTCGACCACGCCTTCGACCGGGTGCGCCTGCACCGCGTCCAGCTGGAGGTCTACTCCTACAACGAGCGGGCCCGGCGCGCCTACGAGCGGTGCGGCTTCGCCCTGGAGGGCCGGCTGCGCGAGGCCCTGTACTGGGACGGGGCCTGGCACGACGTGCTGGTGATGGCGGCGCTGCGACCGGCCGGGCCGGCTCAGTAG
- a CDS encoding AMP-binding protein, translating to MRTPMTIADFLDRAELGFRTSPGVVDEPRQPAPPVPESTYGRFAERIRAWQAGLDALGVGEGERVAVVSHNSARLLELLFAVPMSGRICVPVNFRLRPEEVDYLVEQSGSSVLLVDPELDEALSGVKARHRFVLGEQTETGLMRFGVEPRPWSRPDEDATATINYTSGTTARPKGVQLTHRNIWVNGMTFGLHTRVWERDVYLHTLPMFHCNGWGMPYVMAGLGVKQVALRKVEGAEILRRVEEHGVTLMCGAPAVWNMVLDAAATWEGEIPGRDRVRIVCAGAPPPTRTIQRVEEELGWEFTQLYGLTETSPLLTFNRTRPADVGLPAEERARRLSRAGVPALGVRLKVSEAGEVLARSNTVLQGYWEKPEETAEALEDGWFHTGDGGTLDEHDGHLTISDRKKDVIITGGENVSSIEVEDTIFGHPAVAEVAVIGVPDEKWGETIKALVVLAEGATAQESDIIAHCKRHLAGYKAPTSVEFRDAIPRTATGKIQKFKLRQPYWSELERGVN from the coding sequence ATGCGGACACCGATGACGATCGCGGACTTCCTGGACCGGGCCGAGTTGGGGTTCCGGACGAGCCCGGGCGTGGTCGACGAGCCGCGGCAACCCGCCCCGCCGGTGCCCGAGTCGACCTACGGCCGGTTCGCCGAACGCATCCGCGCCTGGCAGGCCGGCCTGGACGCGCTGGGCGTCGGCGAGGGCGAGCGGGTGGCGGTCGTCAGCCACAACTCCGCACGCCTGCTGGAGCTGCTGTTCGCGGTGCCGATGAGCGGCCGGATCTGCGTCCCGGTCAACTTCCGCCTCAGGCCCGAAGAGGTCGACTACCTGGTCGAGCAGAGCGGCTCCTCGGTCCTCCTCGTCGATCCGGAACTCGACGAGGCCCTCTCCGGCGTCAAGGCACGCCACCGTTTCGTCCTCGGCGAGCAGACCGAGACCGGCCTGATGCGGTTCGGCGTCGAACCGCGCCCGTGGTCCCGCCCGGACGAGGACGCCACCGCGACCATCAACTACACCTCGGGCACCACCGCCCGCCCCAAGGGCGTGCAGCTGACCCACCGCAACATCTGGGTCAACGGCATGACCTTCGGCCTGCACACCCGCGTCTGGGAGCGCGACGTCTACCTGCACACGCTCCCGATGTTCCACTGCAACGGCTGGGGCATGCCCTACGTCATGGCCGGACTGGGCGTGAAGCAGGTGGCCCTGCGCAAGGTCGAAGGCGCGGAGATCCTGCGGCGGGTGGAGGAGCACGGCGTCACCCTCATGTGCGGCGCCCCCGCCGTGTGGAACATGGTGCTGGACGCCGCGGCGACCTGGGAGGGCGAGATCCCGGGCCGCGACCGGGTGCGGATCGTCTGCGCCGGCGCCCCGCCGCCGACCAGGACCATCCAGCGCGTGGAGGAGGAACTGGGCTGGGAGTTCACCCAGCTCTACGGCCTCACCGAGACCTCACCGCTGCTCACCTTCAACCGCACCCGCCCCGCCGACGTGGGCCTGCCGGCCGAGGAGCGGGCCCGCAGGCTCTCCCGCGCCGGGGTGCCCGCGCTCGGCGTCCGGCTGAAGGTCTCGGAGGCCGGCGAGGTCCTGGCCCGCTCGAACACGGTGCTCCAGGGGTACTGGGAGAAGCCCGAGGAGACGGCGGAGGCGCTGGAGGACGGCTGGTTCCACACCGGCGACGGCGGCACCCTCGACGAGCACGACGGCCATCTGACGATCTCCGACCGCAAGAAGGACGTGATCATCACCGGCGGCGAGAACGTCTCCTCGATCGAGGTGGAGGACACCATCTTCGGCCACCCGGCCGTCGCCGAGGTCGCCGTCATCGGTGTCCCCGACGAGAAGTGGGGCGAGACGATCAAGGCGCTCGTCGTACTCGCCGAGGGCGCGACGGCGCAGGAGTCCGACATCATCGCCCACTGCAAGCGGCACCTGGCCGGCTACAAGGCACCGACCTCCGTCGAGTTCCGCGACGCCATTCCCCGCACGGCCACCGGCAAGATCCAGAAGTTCAAGCTCCGGCAGCCGTACTGGTCCGAGCTGGAGCGCGGGGTCAACTGA
- a CDS encoding winged helix-turn-helix transcriptional regulator produces the protein MEEGTMKSPGHLTGTMGGQPAAAATAAVPGVPGGCADGGAADADCDYDARQWDVREGCEVRQILDRVADKWSLLVIALLDRRVLRFTELRREIDGISQRMLTVTLRQLERDGLVGRTVHPVVPPRVDYELTPLGATLHDTIQALVTWTEEHQSEIAVARAAYDERVARERGDAAHTPH, from the coding sequence ATGGAAGAAGGCACTATGAAGTCACCCGGTCACCTGACAGGAACCATGGGCGGACAACCGGCCGCCGCTGCCACTGCCGCCGTTCCCGGCGTTCCCGGCGGCTGTGCCGACGGCGGCGCGGCGGACGCCGACTGCGACTACGACGCCCGCCAGTGGGACGTCCGGGAGGGCTGCGAGGTCCGGCAGATCCTCGACCGGGTCGCCGACAAGTGGTCGCTGCTGGTCATCGCCCTGCTCGACCGGCGGGTGCTGCGCTTCACCGAACTCCGCCGGGAAATCGACGGCATCAGCCAGCGGATGCTGACCGTCACCCTCCGCCAGCTGGAGCGGGACGGCCTGGTCGGCCGGACCGTCCATCCGGTCGTGCCGCCCCGGGTGGATTACGAACTCACGCCGCTGGGCGCGACCCTGCACGACACCATTCAGGCCCTGGTCACCTGGACCGAGGAACACCAAAGCGAAATCGCGGTGGCCCGGGCCGCCTATGACGAGCGGGTCGCCCGCGAACGAGGCGACGCAGCTCACACCCCGCACTGA